In Formosa haliotis, the sequence CTGGGAAACTATACTTTATTTAGGTATTGTTATGGCGGCAATCATCTTTTTGGTTAAAATATTAAGACTTATAAAAACCATTGTAAACGGCAATAAAAATAAAGAGCACGGACTCACCCTTGTAACGATTAAAAACAGTACAGCCGCGTTTTCATTCTTTAATTATGTGTTTTTAGGAGACTGCATTCCAAAAGACACTTATGCTACAATTTTATCTCACGAAAGTGTACATATAAAACAAAAACACAGCTTCGATTTACTGTTTTTCGAACTACTTCGAATCGTGTTTTGGTTTAATCCGTTAGTGTATATGTACCAAAACCGTATGGTAACGCTTCACGAATATATTGCCGATGCTTTGGTGGTAAAACATCAAGATAAAACAACTTATTACGAAAACTTATTAAGTCAGGTTTTCGAAGTCAATGCTATTTCATTCATCAATCCATTTTTTAAACAATCATTAATCAAAAAACGAATCATTATGTTAACAAAATCGAAATCAAAACAAATTCATTTATTAAAGTATGCTTTAATTATTCCTTTAATTACAATAATGCTCTTTTACACCTCTAACACAGGGTATTCACAAACTATAGAATCAGCGCCTGCAGAACCTCAAAATCTAACAGAGAAGGAAGTCATTTTAAATTCGGAAGCAACAAAAATACATGTTTCAGGAACAACTGAAAATTCAGTAAAAACGATTGTTGCTGTTAATACAAAGCCCCAAGTAGATCAAATAGAACAAAATGATTTAGTTGAGGTTCCTTTTAGTGTCGTAGACAAAATTCCGTCATATCCTGAATGCGAAGACCTAGAAAGAGAAGAGCAGATGAAATGTGTGTCTAACAAAATATCAAGTTTTGTTACTCAAAACTTCGACACCAATTTGGCTAAGAAAGAAGGATTAACGGGACTTCAACGAGTTAACGTCATATTTAAAATTGATAAAAAAGGTAATATTACAAGTATTGCAACACGATCAAAATCAGAAACATTAGAGCATGAAGCTAAACGTGTTATAGCAATGATACCAAACATGATACCAGGTGAACAAAAAGGAAAAAAAGTAGTTGTCCCTTATTCACTACCCATAATATTTAGTGTTTCAAAATAACAATTTGAATATTAACCGTAAAACAAGTAATTATGTTACACTACATTTTACAAACCATAGCGTTCCAGTTGTTCTTTTTATTGGTTTTCGATTTATTTTTAAAACGCGAAACCTTCTTTAATTGGAACCGATTTTACTTGTTATTTACCCCTATCGCTTCATTAATTCTGCCTGTAATTAAGATAAATTCTTTTAAACAACTGGTCCCAGAATCGTATGTCATTCAATTGCCCGAAGTTATCTTAAATCCCGATGCAAATACCTTACAAACGCAATTATTGCCAACTGTTTATCTTAAAAACAGCACTTCGTTTTGGTCCTGGGAAACTATACTTTATTTAGGTATTGTTATGGCGGCAATCATCTTTTTGATAAAAATATCCAGACTTATAAAAACCATTATAAACGGCAATAAAAATAAAGAGCACGGACTCACCCTTGTAACGATTAAAAACAGTACAGCCGCGTTTTCATTCTTTAATTATGTGTTTTTAGGAGACTGCATTCCAAAAGACACTTATGCTACAATTTTATCTCACGAGAGTGTTCATATAAAACAAAAACACAGCTTCGATTTACTGTTTTTCGAACTACTTCGAATCTTGTTTTGGTTTAATCCGTTAGTGTATATGTACCAAAACCGCATGGTAACGCTTCACGAATATATCGCCGATGCATTGGTGGTAAAACATCAAGATAAAACAACTTATTACGAAAACTTATTAAGTCAGGTTTTCGAAGTCAATGCTATTTCATTCATCAATCCATTTTTTAAACAATCATTAATCAAAAAACGAATCATTATGTTAACAAAATCAAAATCAAAACAAATTCATTTATTAAAGTATGCGCTATTAATTCCTATGGTGTCTAGCATGTTATTGTATACATCTTGTAACAACGATAGTGCTATTTCAGAAACGTCAATAGAAAACAATGCAGACCGCACAGATGTTTTACAAAATATTGAAATCTTAAAAGAATCTATCGAAGCAAAAGGTGAAGTTTCTAAAGAAGAACAAGAGGCCATAATATCTATACTAGCCACAAGTTATTCTTTAAGCAACCCTGAACAAAAAAAAGCAACAAGCACGGAATCAGATTTAGAAGGGGAAATTAGAAACGACGTAGAAGTGCCGTATAGCGTTGTTGAACAACCACCTGTATTTCCAGGTTGCGAAAATTTAACTAGCGATGAACAACGAAAATGTATGGCTACTAAAATCTCTCAATTTGTCGGAAAGAATTACAATACTAATTTAGCAACAGAAATAGGAGCTACAGGCAGACAACGTATTATTGTAATGTTTAAAATTGATAATCAAGGAAATATTATAGGCGCAAAAGCAAGAGCCTCTGAAGAGCCTTTAGCCAGAGAAGCTGAACGAGTAGTAAATTTGCTACCCAAAATGATACCAGGAAAACAAAAAGGAAAAGACGTAACTGTAGCCTACTCCTTACCAATTGTATTTCAGATCGCAGAATAATAAAAGTAAAACAGTTAAAAAACCGAGGCCTAAGTCTCGGTTTTTTGGTTTTATAAACTTCTAAAAGCAAAAGACTTTAAGCTTTTCGGTTAAGAATTGATTCGGAAAAAGTGTTAAATACCAAAAATATTGTATTTTCGAGTTTCATCTTAAACTATGAAGCATTTCGTATTTATTCTTGTATTGCTGTTAATCTGTGCGTGCGACGATTTAAAGGTGAAAAAAACATCTACAGAAGCTATTTTAAATGAAGAATTACAGTCGTTTAAATGGAATGAAGTCGATGAATACCCTACCTTTTCTTCCTGTGAAACCTCGAATAGCCAACAGGACAGAAAAGTATGTTTTGAACAAACATTAGCTACCGTTATTTTAAATCATTTAGAAGCCGAACGCATCATTGTAAACCATGATGTATTAGACACTATTAAGATTCAATTTAAAATCTCTGATACTGGAGAACTAAGCTTGCATGATTTTAAAGTCGACTCTACAACCCAAGCAGAAATTCCAAACATAAAACTTTTAATTACTTCTAGTTTAGATAGTCTTCCCCGAATAGAACCGGCAATAAAGCGTGGACAAAAAGTAAATAGCGAGTTCACGCTACCTATTATTATTAAAGTAAATTAAATCTTTTTCAGTAGACCTAAAAGTCAGAAACATAGTCATTGGTTCTACTTAAAAAACAATTAATCCATTCATTATTTAGAAAATGCGCGATCCTTCCATTTATAGGTCGTAAATACCGAGCTTACCGCCACAAATGTGCAAAATATAGGATACAAAATAGCCGCGAATGGATACCAAATTAATGTTCCTTTCTGGTTAAAAAATTGTGCACTTTTATATATTAGGCCAAAATCCATACCACATTTCACCAGAGCAATTCCTAAGAAGTAAAGCGGTGAAAAATCGCCAAAACACATCAAAATAAAAAGAGATAGTAACAAGGCATTCATACTAAAAACCAAAAGCCCTGTTAGTTGGCTAAATGTATTTTTATAAGCTTTGGTTTTCGATGCCCAACGTTTACGCTGATTCAGTAAACCCTGTAAAGAAGATTGGGAGTGCGTATAAACTACAGCATCTTGAGCTTTTAAATAGTGAACCGATTCGGGATAGGTATCACTAATTTTTTCTAGTAAAAAAATATCATCTCCGCTAGCAATACTATCGTTTTCTTGAAATCCGTTTACCCCATTAAAGGCTTGTTTGGTGTATGCCAAATTCGCGCCATTACATAAAAAGGGTTTATTAATTCCGAAACCTCCTAAAGTTGCCCCTTGCAGACTCATAAAATCAAACCACTGAAAAATATTCAAAAAACGAGATGTGGTAAAATAGGTTACGGGTGCAATGATAAACTGACAAGGATTATGCTGAATAAAACTATTAAAACAACGTAACCACGTTTTTGGAAGCTTACAATCGGCATCTGTAGTTAGAATCCAGTCGAATTTAGCTTGAGAAATAGCCAAACTTATGGCATCCTTTTTTGGTGAATTTGAAACTCGTTTATTTTGAAGTAACCTTACTTGGAGTTGAGAATGTGTCTTAATAAAATCATGAACTAAAGCTTCAGACTCATCCGTAGAGCCATCATTAATCAGTAACACTTCAAACCTATTATCATCGTAATCTAAGGCTGCTATAGATTGTAATAACTCTGGTAAATAATCCGCTTCATTTCTAAACGGAATAACTCCAGAAAATCCTGTTGCATACACCTCTCTTTTCGTTTTAAAATCAGGAACTTTTAAAAATCCGAAATAAAAACATCCAATTAAAACCGTATAAAACATTAAAAGAGTTACGCTCAACACCATCATATATTAGGCCTTTGGAAGTTTAAAATTCAGCACAAAATAACTTCCTATTACACTTGGAAGAACCGTATTTAAAATCCACATAAGTAAAATACAACTCAGTACAACCACTTCATTAATATTGAAAAATGAAAACAAATACACCGCAATACTGCCCTTTAAGACAACATCGAAAATAAAAATACTAGGTAAAATGGATGCTAACACATACATACTAGAAATAAGCATCATAGCCTTTAAATACGTTATATCGACTTGAAACATCTGTAACAAAACATAAAACTGAAACGAGAAAATAACATAGCGTATAAACGAGAGTAATAAGGTTATTCCAAACAATTTTAGGCTCATACTTTTAAAAAAATTCTTAATTTTTGGCATCCATCTTTCTGGCTTCAAATACATTTTCATCAGGATAAATAAGCCCAAAATTAATACGCTTAATACAACATAATTCGACCAATGCAACACTCTAAAACTTATATTCAAGGGAAATTCCGAAGTAAAAAACAGCAAGCCTAAGCAGCCAAAAAACGTGGTTATTAGCATTTGCGCCACATTTCCAACACCATTTAAGCCCAAAATTCGAGTTCTATAGGGCTTAGTAAAATACAAGGCTTTTGCACCATAATCGCCAATACGATTTGGAGTAAAAAGGGAAGCGGTATGGGCGCCTAAAATTTGCTTAGCTGCAGTAGTTAATGTGATTTCACAGACTGTATTTACAAGGGTTTTCCATTTTAAAATCTCGAAAAACCAGTTTAAAATAGTTAATAAAACTAAGCCAAAAACAACGTTAAAGGTCGTCGTACTAGATGCCAAAAGCGCACTAAAATCTATAAGCGACAACCCATCTGTTTGCGACAGTTTATAATAGATGAAATAAAAACTACTGCCAATTATCGATAACTTAAGCAGATAAGTTAAGAATTGATTAGATTTGTAAGTAAGTGCCTTGGCGTACATAGTGCAAATTAAACCTTTTATTGTAAGATGTCTTCTAAATTAAACAAACAAAAATACATAACCGGTCTGCTCATCTTTTTATTCTTAATTTCTGTAAAAGGATATGCTCAAAAAGATGAAGATGTATTACGCATCGAATTGAGTTTTGGTGGAAACCATGCTTTTACTAGTGGATTTGCACAAATTTATGCTTCCGAAGATCCTAAAACCGAAGGCCGCGGATTTAATTTGCCAACCCTAAATTTTGGTGGTCAATACATGTTTTCCGAAACCTTAGGAGCGAAATTAGATATAGGTTTTAGTCGAATTTTCAGCGCTAATGATTCACCCGAATTTAAAATTAACTACACGCGTATTAATGCTCAAGTGGTTTACGACTATTCTCGCTTTATAGGTTTTATTCCGGAAGAAGTTACCCTATTAGCACATGCCGGACCTGGATTTTCGGCCGTGAGACCTTTAGGAACCATAAACGATAACGACCAAAATTATTTAAACGCCATACTTGGCACACAGATTCTTTATATGTTTAGCAGGAATACGAGCGTCTTTTTCGATGCTTCCTACATTCATGGTTTTTCTAATCCGGACACCTATGCGCCACCTTCAGAAGGTTTGGGTGCTTTTAATGGTAGTATGCTAACATTTACCGTTGGGGTTTCCTTATCTTTGAGCGGATGTTATTTTTGTAATTAATGAGTAAAGAACGTATTATTTTAGGGATTGACCCCGGAACCACAATCATGGGGTTCGGACTAATTAAAGTTGTAGGAAAAACCATGACTTTTTTACAATTAAATGAATTAGATTTAAAAAAATACGACGATCATTATTTAAAACTGAAACTCATTTTTGAACGTACTATCGAGCTCATAGAAACCCATCATCCGGACGAAATTGCTATTGAAGCGCCTTTCTTCGGAAAAAACGTTCAGAGTATGCTTAAACTTGGTCGTGCCCAAGGTGTTGCCATGGCTGCCGGTTTATCGCGTGAAGTTCCCATAACCGAATATTCACCGAAAAAAATTAAAATGGCCATTACCGGAAACGGTAATGCTAGTAAAGAGCAAGTTGCCAAAATGCTTCAAAGTTTGTTACAACTAAAAACCTTGCCTAAAAACCTAGATGCCACCGATGGACTGGCCGCAGCGGTATGTCATTTTTATAACGAAGGCCGCGTAGAAATAGGTAAAAGTTATTCGGGGTGGTCTAGTTTTGTAAAGCAAAACGAAGCTCGAGTTACCACTACAACGGTAAAAAAAACAAGCATTAAAACAGGTGTAAAACAAATTAAAAAATGACCTTAAACATCCATCCCAAAGAAACGAGTACTGGTGTTGGCATTTATATTCATATCCCGTTTTGTAAACAAGCCTGTTTTTATTGCGACTTTCATTTTTCGACCTCATTAAAAAAGAAAAACGAAGTCATTGAAGCACTAATTACTGAATTAGAGTTAAGAAAAAATGAATTTGAAAACGATACGGTAGCGACCATATATTTTGGTGGAGGAACGCCAAGCGTTTTGTCTTTAGAAGAAATTAATAGTATTCTAAATGCCGTGTATTCTAATTACAAGGTGATTAAAGATCCGGAAATCACACTCGAAGCCAACCCTGATGATTTATCGGAAGCGAAAATTATAGAACTATCAAAAAGTAAAATTAACAGGCTAAGTATTGGAGTACAATCTTTTTTCGAAGCCGATTTAAAACTTATGAATCGTGCCCATAATGCTGTAGAGGCCAAAACCTGCTTAGCGCTTGCAACTCAGTATTTCAATAATATTTCTGTCGATTTAATTTATGGGATTCCTGGTGCTACAGATCAGCAATGGCTCGAAAATATTCAAACTGTTCTAGATTTCAATATTCCACATATCTCGAGCTATGCCTTAACAGTAGAACCTAAAACAGCTTTAGACGCCTTAATAAAAAAAGGAAAAATTGAGGATGTCAATGAAGCCCAAGCGGAGAGGCAGTTTCATATATTAATCGAGACCTTAACCACTGCCGGGTTCCAGCATTACGAATTGTCAAATTTCAGTAAACCCGGATACTACAGCAAAAATAATTCGGCGTATTGGCAAGGAAAAAGATATATAGGTATTGGGCCATCGGCACATTCTTACTCGGGCGAGTCTCGCAGTTGGAATATTGCAAACAACACAAAATACGTAAAAAGCCTTCGGCAACATATTTTACCTAGTGAGGTTGAAATTCTAACTATTAAAGATAAATACAACGAATATATTATGACCGGTCTTCGAACCGTTTGGGGGGTGTCTTTAACCTATTTAGAAACCGAATTTGGCTCAGAATATAAAAGCTATCTTTTAGCACAATCTGATAAATATTTAAAGGAAGAATTGTTGTATATTGATGGTGAAAATCTAAAAGTAACCCCAAAAGGCAAATTTTTAAGCGATGGCATTGCATCCCATTTGTTTAAGATTTAAAATATTAGTTTTATTATGATTGCAACCATTCAAACAAATTCAAAAAAGTATAAAATAGATTTCACACAGCCCTTAGATATTTCTATCCCCTTAAGTGCTTCATCAACAAATGTTACGGCTTGGTATGTAGATCCTCCAAAAATAGAACCTGTTGTAGACGACGAAGGTTCTGTTGCACGAGTATCGGAAGGTGCTTCAATAAACTTTAATAATATTTCTTTCAATCCGCATTCTCACGGGACGCATACCGAATGTGTTGGGCATATTACAGAAGACGTACATTCCGTAAATCAAAATCTAAAAGAATATTTCTTTTTAGCAGAAGTTATTACTGTTGTGGTAGAAAAATTTGGAGATGACCTGGTCATTTCTAAAAAACAGTTGCAGTTTGCTTTAGGAAACAAAAAGCGGAAAGCAGTAATTATTAGAACCATTCCTAACACTTTAGAAAAGTTAAGTAAACAATATTCGCATACCAACCCGCCCTATTTGCAAGAAGATGCAGCGGTGTATTTAAGAGAAAAAGGTGTAGATCATTTATTAGTCGATTTGCCTAGTATCGACAAGGAAAAAGACGACGGACAGTGGTTGGCGCATCATGCGTTCTGGGATACTAAAGGCGAGCTTAGAAAACATGCTACAGTAACAGAATTTGTGTATGTACATAATTATATTCAAGACGGCACCTATTTTTTAAATCTGCAAATTGCACCGATTGAAAATGATGCCACACCAAGTAAACCCATTTTATATCAAGTGCTTACAGATTGATTTTGTAACTTTATATTTTCTGAAGAACTTTTTAAATTAAAACCTTAATGAAGACGCTGTTAAAGTTAGAAGAAGTAGGCATGCTCCTACTCGCTATCTATCTATTTAGTCAATTATCCTTTGCCTGGTGGTGGTATTTAGCTTTATTCTTTTTACCAGATGCCGGATTTGTAGGCTATGTTTTTAGCAATAAAATAGGAGCGTTTCTATATAATATTTTACATCATAAAGGGGTTGCAATTGTGCTCTATATCGCTGGAACGTTTTGGCATATTGAAATATTACAATTAGCCGGATTGGTTATGTTTGGTCATGCAGCTTTCGACCGCCTTTTTGGATACGGATTGAAATACAACGACAGTTTTCATAATACACATTTAGGATACATAGGAAAATCTAAAGCCTCATGATGAACATTGAACAACTTTACGAGTATTGCCTTAAAAAGAAAGGTGTTACAGAAACCTTTCCTTTCGATAAAGACACCCTTGTTTTAAAAGTTTTTGGAAAGATGTTTTTACTGACCTCTTTAAAAGGTTGGGAAGAAGGCACGCCTTCAATAAATTTAAAATGCGATCCTGAAAAAGCTGAAAATTTAAGAGCAAATTACAATAGTATAATTCCTGGCTACCACATGAGTAAAAAACACTGGAACACCTTAAAACTCAATCAAGGTGACTTACAAATCCCCTTTGTTTTAGAACTTATAGACCATTCCTACGATTTGGTGGTGCAAGGTTTACCAAAAAAATTACGAGATACATTATAAAAATGATAAGTATTTGTTAATCAGTAGGCTGATATTTATTTTTTTGGTAATTTGTAGTTTAAATTCCTCCCTATAAGAATTTGAAATTAATAGATATTTTTTAAGCCTTTACGTCATGTAAAGCGGTTTACACGTGTACTGTTATTAATTTTAAATCTTATCAATCATGAAATCATTTCTCAATCTAAGTCGTATTCTTCTCTTTATTTGCATCTGTTCTTTTAGTACCTATGCCCAAAACCTAAGAGTTGGATCGCCCAAATATGTTACTGTCACTTATTATCATTGGGACAAGCATGGTTCAGATTTAGACTTGAACGCTTGGAAAATGGGAGAACAAGAATATTTCGACAAAGTAACTAGCAAAAATGAATTTATCAGATCGTCTACCTATTATTTACATCGCTTTTCCGATGATAGTAGCGAAATTCTTATGGTACAGTCCTTTAATTCTTGGGAAGATATCGACAAATCTGCCAACAGAAATACCGAATTAGAACGCGAAGCCTGGCCCAACGAAAACGAAAGACACGCCTTTATAAAGAAATTAGCGTCTTTTTATCAATTATATCATTCTGACGAAATTTACGCTTCTCTCCCACAAATAAAACCGCTAACAGAATTTGCAACACCAGACAAAGAGTTGTTATTATATGTAAGACGCAGTCACTTTTCGAAAGACGGAAACGGCCCAGACAAAGAATTTCAATCGCTACAAAAACTATATCTTGATAAAGTTTTTAAAAAGAACGATTATATAAAAGGCTATTATGCTAACATTCATGCTTGGGGTTCAGATAAAACAGAATTTATAGAGGCCTTTTACGTGCGATCGTACTCCGATTTAGAGAAGATGTTTGTTAAAAATGAAGAATTACTAGCTAAGGCCTGGGAAAACGAATCGGATAAAAAACGTATGGACCAGCGTTATAGCAGTTACTTTACCGGAGTTCATGGCGACTATATTTATGTAGCCGTACCGGAATTTTCTAAATAAACGACACGAATTATACCTGTTTTTTATAAGCCGATGGAATACAATGTTTCACGGCTTTAAACTGTCGGTTAAAATTTGATATGTTTTTAAACCCCGATTGGTAAGCTATTTCAGAAATCGATAAATCATTTTCCTTTAAAATAAGCTTGCACGCCTGCTCTATACGTAGCTCATTTAAAAACTGAAAATAGGTTTTATTGGTTCGCTTTTTAAAATATTTACAAAAGGCATTTTTGGTCATTACTGCAATTTCAGAAATTGTTTCTAAAGATATCTCTTCACTATAATGGGTCATTGTAAATTCGAAAACATCACGCATGCGTTTACCTTCATTATCCGTATATTTTTTATCATAAATAAACGATGACAAACTCTCGTAAGACACCTTCGATGTTAACTTAAGTAATTCTAACAAAATAATAAACCGCTCTAATTTCGTGGCCTCTTTCAGTTTAAAAAACAAGGCTTTTATATCTGCTGTCTGCGATGTAGGCTTAAACCCCTGCTCTACCCGTTTAAAAAAAGGCGCTAATTCCTGTAATTCAACCAAATCAAAAAAGTGAGTCCCAAAAGCATTTTCAGTAAAAAACAAGGTTAGCATATGCGATGGCCCACTTCCATGTTCATCACTTTTAAAAACATGAGGTAAATTACTACCTATTATCAAAACATCTCCGGTTTTATATTGGTGTATGGTATCACCCACAATTAAAGCCCCTTCGCCAGATACAATTACACTTAACTGTATTTCTTCATGCTGATGTAGTTTATCATAAAACACATCCTCTAAATCCTCTTGAAACACCAACGCATCCTGCTGAGGTTTCGGAATTTTAAATGGTAAAACTTTCATTTCTGCCGTATTAATTGTTCAAAATTACGCAAATAATACGCTATAAAGTCAATAAAATGAAATTACTGGATAACATTATATCAAAAACGGATAATACCTATGTATTTCAAATTGCCGTTCTCCTATAGCTTTGTAAAAACTAAAATCACGATTATGAGTATTCAATGGAAAGGCATTATGCCAGCAGTAACCACAAAATTCACAAAAAACGATGAATTAGATTTTAAAATGTTCGAAACAAACATTAAAGCGCAACTCGATGCTGGGGTACATGGCATCGTACTGGGTGGGACTTTAGGAGAGGCAAGCACTTTAATCGATGAAGAAAAACGAGCTTTAACCACCACTACTGTCGATATCGTAAAAGGGCAAGTCCCTGTATTTATAAATATTGCCGAGCAAAGCACAAAGCAAGCCATTTTAGCCGCACAAAAAGCAGAAATCGATGGTGCCAAAGGCCTCATGATGTTACCTCCTATGCGCTATAAATCTGGCGATGCAGAAACTGTGGCTTATTTTAAAGCTGTGGCCAACAATACGTCCTTACCCATTATGGTTTACAACAATCCGGTAGACTATAAAATTGAAGTCACTCACGATATGTTCGAAGAGATCCTAGTTTGCGACAACATTCAAGCAGTTAAAGAATCTACCCGAGACACCACAAATATAACCCGCATAAAAAACCGTTTTGGCAACCGTTTAAAAATCATGACCGGTGTAGACACCATTGCTTTAGAAAGTTTATTATTAGGCGCCGAGGGCTGGGTCGCTGGACTCGTTTGCGCATTTCCAAAAGAAACTGTCGCCATTTACGAACTTCAAAAAGCTGGCCGCATACAAGAAGCGCTAGACATTTACCGCTGGTTTATGCCGTTGCTAGAGTTAGAT encodes:
- a CDS encoding dihydrodipicolinate synthase family protein yields the protein MSIQWKGIMPAVTTKFTKNDELDFKMFETNIKAQLDAGVHGIVLGGTLGEASTLIDEEKRALTTTTVDIVKGQVPVFINIAEQSTKQAILAAQKAEIDGAKGLMMLPPMRYKSGDAETVAYFKAVANNTSLPIMVYNNPVDYKIEVTHDMFEEILVCDNIQAVKESTRDTTNITRIKNRFGNRLKIMTGVDTIALESLLLGAEGWVAGLVCAFPKETVAIYELQKAGRIQEALDIYRWFMPLLELDISPKLVQNIKLAEVATGIGTEHVRLPRIPLQGTERTHVLNVIEQALKHRPTLPDYKNLSVLV